From the genome of Bacteroidota bacterium, one region includes:
- a CDS encoding DUF47 family protein, with amino-acid sequence MGFSKIFSALIPKEKKFFPMFEEATETACKAAELLKKLIQTEEAELREPIFKEIKELENKGDDIAHQVFDQLDSTFITPFDREDIHKLAFTIDDVLDFINGTSQRIKLYKPKKFPAEFLEFTELIITGTKEIHTAVKELRNLKKPNKISEACIRINEIENAADEVYHSTLSQLFANEQDAIELIKKKEIIQTMERAADRIEDVADVLKTIIIKVA; translated from the coding sequence ATGGGTTTCTCAAAGATATTCAGTGCGCTTATTCCCAAAGAAAAAAAGTTTTTTCCGATGTTCGAAGAGGCAACGGAAACCGCATGTAAAGCTGCAGAATTACTCAAAAAACTAATTCAGACCGAAGAGGCTGAATTAAGAGAACCCATATTTAAAGAGATCAAAGAGCTGGAAAACAAGGGTGATGATATTGCTCATCAGGTTTTTGATCAGCTGGATTCGACATTCATCACCCCTTTCGACCGTGAAGACATACACAAGCTGGCTTTCACTATTGATGATGTTCTCGATTTCATTAATGGAACCAGCCAAAGAATAAAGTTATATAAACCTAAAAAATTTCCTGCTGAGTTTCTTGAATTTACTGAACTAATCATTACAGGTACAAAAGAAATTCATACTGCGGTAAAAGAACTGAGGAATCTTAAGAAACCAAATAAAATATCCGAAGCCTGTATAAGGATCAATGAAATAGAAAATGCGGCTGATGAGGTTTATCACTCAACCTTATCACAGTTGTTTGCCAATGAACAGGATGCCATTGAGCTGATCAAGAAAAAAGAGATTATTCAGACCATGGAAAGGGCTGCTGACCGCATTGAGGATGTCGCCGACGTCCTGAAAACCATCATTATCAAAGTGGCCTGA
- a CDS encoding DUF86 domain-containing protein, with the protein MKNEERTYQMFLEDIQLAMSRIAEYIEGYDFKRFKKDYKTVDAVIRNFEIIGEASRKLDARIKEKYPEIPWQEMYYLRNRVSHEYFGVDYEIIWDIAINYLPANKVQIDSIIEQEK; encoded by the coding sequence TTGAAAAATGAAGAACGCACATATCAAATGTTTCTTGAAGACATTCAACTTGCGATGAGTCGAATTGCTGAATATATAGAAGGTTACGACTTTAAACGTTTCAAGAAAGATTATAAGACTGTAGATGCAGTTATCAGAAATTTTGAAATCATTGGAGAGGCATCGAGGAAGCTTGATGCGAGAATAAAGGAAAAATATCCTGAAATCCCCTGGCAGGAAATGTACTATTTAAGAAATAGAGTCTCACATGAATACTTCGGCGTGGACTATGAGATAATATGGGATATTGCGATAAATTATCTTCCGGCAAATAAAGTCCAGATCGACTCAATTATTGAACAAGAAAAATAA
- a CDS encoding nucleotidyltransferase family protein — MLTKNYILSKLTELKPTLHEDYSVKEIGLFGSFSDNSFTDNSDIDILVEFEKPIGWKYFSLEIYLENIFGRKIDLVTKNALKKHIKDRILQQVNYI; from the coding sequence ATGCTTACCAAGAATTACATATTAAGCAAGCTAACTGAATTAAAGCCTACTCTTCATGAGGATTACTCCGTTAAAGAGATCGGGCTCTTTGGCTCTTTTTCCGATAATTCATTTACTGACAATAGTGATATTGATATCCTCGTAGAATTCGAAAAACCAATAGGTTGGAAATATTTTTCCCTTGAGATTTACCTTGAAAATATATTTGGTCGAAAAATTGATCTTGTAACAAAGAATGCCTTGAAGAAACACATCAAAGATCGTATCCTTCAACAAGTAAATTACATCTAG